A genomic window from Treponema maltophilum ATCC 51939 includes:
- a CDS encoding nucleotide exchange factor GrpE, protein MSTKETKHKENEETVTENPQTASETQSADANGQTSKEQTAEERIAALEAENADLQDKYLRKSADFENYRKRMVKEKQEIFDYANANLLTDLIGILDDFDRALAAGVDAEGKPLADLKPVVDGIAMINKQMHSLLETKYDLSVYGEKGDLFDHDKHEAIATNKGPVAEPVCSEVYLKGYMLKDRVIRHAKVMVTTPDGTQKESGASCESDSAQTSDSDSAAE, encoded by the coding sequence ATGAGCACAAAAGAAACGAAACACAAAGAAAACGAAGAAACCGTAACCGAAAATCCGCAAACGGCCTCTGAAACGCAAAGTGCGGACGCAAACGGACAAACTTCAAAAGAACAAACCGCCGAAGAACGCATCGCCGCTCTCGAAGCGGAAAACGCCGACTTGCAGGATAAATATCTTCGTAAATCGGCCGATTTTGAAAATTACCGCAAGCGCATGGTTAAAGAAAAACAGGAAATCTTCGATTATGCGAATGCCAATCTACTTACCGACTTAATCGGCATACTCGACGATTTTGACCGCGCCCTTGCGGCCGGAGTAGACGCCGAAGGCAAACCGCTTGCCGACCTCAAGCCGGTTGTCGACGGCATCGCCATGATCAACAAGCAAATGCACAGTCTGCTCGAAACGAAGTATGACTTAAGCGTCTACGGCGAAAAGGGCGACCTGTTCGATCACGACAAACACGAAGCGATTGCGACGAACAAGGGACCTGTTGCCGAACCGGTTTGTTCGGAAGTATATTTAAAGGGATATATGTTAAAAGATCGGGTTATCCGCCACGCGAAAGTGATGGTAACGACGCCCGACGGCACGCAAAAAGAATCCGGCGCTTCCTGCGAAAGCGATTCCGCTCAAACGTCCGATTCCGATTCGGCTGCCGAATAA